Within Pseudomonas brassicacearum, the genomic segment GATCACCCGCCTGCTGGACTGGCTGGATGCCGAGGAAGAGAACCTGGAAGGCGCAAGTTTCTATTCCGATTCGCGCAATGACCTGCCGCTGTTGCTGCGGGTGGATTTCCCCCATGTGGTGAATCCGGACCCAGTGTTGAAGGCCCATGCCGAGCTGGCCGGGTGGCCAATCCATACCTGGAAATAAGCCCCCTAGTGGGAGCGAGCTTGCTCCCACAGGTTCAGCCCAGCAGCAGCCACAGGCTCCAGCCGAGCAACAACAAGCCGCAGAGACGACTGAGCCAGAGTCCCTGCGGCAGGTTTTTCTCCAGCAAGATGAAGGCACCGATCACTGCCACCCAGAGCAGGTTCATTACGCCGACCACGAACAGCAGGCCCATCAGGGCCCAGCAGCAGCCCAGGCAGTAAGCGCCATGGGCCAGGCCCATGCGCCAGCCGCCGAGCACGTTGGGACGCCAGTAACTGAGCAGGAAATGCAGCGGCCCGCGACAATGCTCAAGGCAGACCGCCTTGCCTGGCAGCCACTGATAGACGCCGGCGACCAACAGCAGGCCGGCGCCCAGCGCGGTACTGGTGCTGCGCATCCCCGGACTGAGCAGGGCGAGTTGCTCGAGCGCCCATTGCAACGCCGTGGCGCCCAGGGCGAAA encodes:
- a CDS encoding DUF2182 domain-containing protein; this encodes MAQPQAVMRSKRLTGEQLLLLLCLLALTALAWLMLLQMGRDMSAPGGMADTAMGGMLMPWSLADALLMFAMWVVMMIGMMLPSTLPMLLIYQQMLRKRMPAPQRHLALLLFCSAYVLVWAGFALGATALQWALEQLALLSPGMRSTSTALGAGLLLVAGVYQWLPGKAVCLEHCRGPLHFLLSYWRPNVLGGWRMGLAHGAYCLGCCWALMGLLFVVGVMNLLWVAVIGAFILLEKNLPQGLWLSRLCGLLLLGWSLWLLLG